One genomic segment of Amycolatopsis sp. Hca4 includes these proteins:
- a CDS encoding LuxR family transcriptional regulator, with translation MPSIHGYNDVPEPASPGPAPQVPRPRSAAPWWQDARGREAELARLTGIVDGAEPGVRAVRISGEPWSGKSGLLAALAGHAKARGWAVACGAAGPLPGALPFGVFSDALDDLLTTRHPALLDGFPKYHVSWLAGIYPALAQYSPDAAVPTEPSELRHLFHAVRALLERLSAGGPLLLVVDDLQWADPASVDLFTHLIRRPPDAPVLLVTALRPRQTPGDLLALLEEGVDGVAHIELPALPDDHLGPLLPPGLPADRRRALIDAADGNPGVLRALAAEDSSAGSALPVSPLREFRTLTPFTWTVAHAAALLRESFDTGLLAAVAEGGEVPTRAAVDELVAQDILRVDAATGTFRFRNALLRATAHRAAGAAWRLGAHARAAAALREREAPAPEIAFHLAHCALAEENDAAGILVDAAREVRWTRPADAAAWLRRALDPRGPVCADHVPLLAIALVVTGCTADARALFDQVAHCPETALWAGRALHLEGNREAAGDLLRIGLRIADPGDHRTQARLVAELLATTVGSRPTAVPDLSILSSVKGIPGLAQLADHLDPLADAGPRALLLAMATLTDPTGRAAEDQLLKARTLMANAADADLAPDVAPLYWLARAEHALTRDDQAGHHLRRALAIATRYGHRYVLESLTTLLDHLDTDRNPEPDGPPADVPGPPREEPEGGTADLPSELAQLSGREREISRLVSDGRTNQQIARTLGLSHKTVETYLARIFKKLALCSRAQLATIVGRSVSTPGGPPIPAFAHPTDPSAHVGSERLMPA, from the coding sequence ATGCCATCGATTCACGGGTACAACGACGTGCCCGAGCCGGCTTCACCCGGGCCGGCTCCGCAAGTCCCCCGTCCCCGTTCCGCCGCCCCGTGGTGGCAGGACGCGCGGGGCCGCGAGGCGGAGCTCGCCCGGCTCACCGGCATCGTGGACGGCGCCGAGCCCGGCGTCCGCGCGGTGCGGATCAGCGGTGAGCCGTGGAGCGGGAAGTCCGGCCTGCTGGCCGCGCTGGCGGGCCACGCGAAGGCCCGCGGCTGGGCGGTCGCCTGCGGCGCGGCGGGCCCGCTGCCGGGAGCACTGCCCTTCGGCGTTTTCTCCGACGCCCTCGACGACCTGCTGACCACCCGGCACCCGGCGCTGCTCGACGGCTTCCCGAAGTACCACGTCTCCTGGCTGGCCGGCATCTACCCGGCGTTGGCCCAGTACTCGCCCGACGCGGCCGTCCCGACCGAGCCGTCGGAGCTGCGGCACCTCTTCCACGCGGTGCGCGCGCTGCTCGAACGGCTCAGCGCGGGCGGCCCGCTGCTGCTGGTGGTCGACGACCTGCAGTGGGCGGACCCCGCGTCGGTCGACCTGTTCACCCACCTGATCCGGCGCCCGCCGGACGCGCCGGTCCTGCTGGTGACCGCGCTGCGCCCCCGCCAGACCCCGGGCGACCTGCTGGCGCTGCTCGAGGAGGGTGTCGACGGCGTCGCGCACATCGAGCTGCCCGCGCTGCCCGACGACCACCTCGGCCCGCTGCTGCCGCCGGGCCTGCCCGCCGACCGCCGCCGGGCCCTGATCGACGCCGCGGACGGCAACCCGGGCGTGCTGCGCGCCTTGGCGGCGGAGGACTCCTCCGCGGGATCCGCGCTCCCGGTGTCGCCGCTGCGCGAGTTCCGCACGCTGACCCCCTTCACCTGGACCGTCGCGCACGCCGCGGCCCTGTTGCGCGAGTCGTTCGACACCGGGCTGCTGGCGGCGGTGGCGGAAGGCGGCGAAGTCCCGACCAGGGCCGCCGTCGACGAGCTCGTCGCGCAGGACATCCTGCGGGTGGACGCGGCCACCGGCACGTTCCGGTTCCGCAACGCGCTGCTGCGCGCGACCGCGCACCGGGCCGCCGGTGCGGCCTGGCGGCTCGGCGCGCACGCCCGGGCGGCCGCGGCCCTGCGCGAGCGGGAGGCCCCCGCCCCGGAAATCGCGTTTCACCTGGCCCACTGCGCGCTGGCCGAGGAGAACGACGCGGCCGGGATCCTGGTCGACGCCGCCCGCGAAGTCCGCTGGACGAGACCGGCGGACGCCGCCGCCTGGCTGCGCCGCGCGCTGGACCCGCGCGGCCCGGTGTGCGCGGACCACGTGCCGCTGCTGGCGATCGCGCTCGTCGTCACCGGCTGCACGGCCGACGCCCGCGCCCTGTTCGACCAGGTGGCCCACTGCCCGGAGACGGCGTTGTGGGCGGGGCGGGCCCTGCACCTGGAGGGCAACCGCGAGGCCGCGGGCGACCTGCTCCGCATCGGGCTGCGCATCGCCGACCCCGGCGACCACCGAACGCAGGCCCGGCTGGTCGCGGAGCTCCTCGCCACCACGGTCGGCAGCCGCCCCACGGCGGTCCCCGACCTGTCGATCCTCTCGTCCGTGAAGGGCATCCCCGGCCTCGCCCAGCTGGCCGACCACCTGGACCCCCTCGCCGACGCGGGACCGCGAGCGTTGCTGCTGGCCATGGCGACGCTCACCGACCCGACCGGCCGGGCGGCCGAGGACCAGCTGCTGAAGGCAAGGACGTTGATGGCCAACGCGGCCGACGCGGACCTGGCCCCGGACGTCGCCCCGCTGTACTGGCTGGCCCGGGCCGAGCACGCGCTGACCCGAGACGACCAGGCCGGCCACCACCTCCGCCGCGCCCTCGCGATCGCCACCCGGTACGGGCACCGGTACGTCCTCGAAAGCCTCACCACCCTGCTCGACCACCTCGACACCGACCGCAACCCGGAGCCGGACGGCCCGCCCGCGGACGTGCCGGGCCCGCCGCGCGAGGAGCCGGAGGGCGGAACGGCGGACCTGCCGTCGGAGCTGGCCCAGCTGAGCGGCCGCGAGCGCGAGATCTCCCGGTTGGTCAGCGACGGCCGGACGAACCAGCAGATCGCGCGGACATTGGGGTTGAGCCACAAGACGGTGGAGACCTACCTGGCGCGGATCTTCAAGAAGCTCGCGCTGTGCTCGCGGGCCCAGCTCGCGACCATCGTGGGCCGCTCGGTCTCCACACCCGGGGGTCCCCCGATCCCGGCGTTCGCCCACCCGACGGACCCGTCGGCCCACGTCGGCTCCGAACGGCTGATGCCCGCCTGA
- a CDS encoding LysR family transcriptional regulator ArgP, with the protein MTDLPLDQVRTLLAVVDAGTFDAAAAILHVTPSAVSQRVKALEQRTGSVLVTRTKPVRVTESGQIVVRFARRLAALERDARAELGMSGEPVRVPIAVNADSLSTWFLPALAGIAAEPPICFELHREDQEHTTTLLREGRVMAAVTSSAAPVQGCSVRPLGALRYLPLARPEFVARWFTGALRDDLATAPVVLFDDHDDLQDAFVRLLGGAGASPLRHYVPASEMVVAAVEAGLGWGMVPEVQAAPGLRAGRLVPLAVDRPVDVPLYWQQWKLDLPALSTVADAVAATALSALRRGGS; encoded by the coding sequence ATGACCGATCTCCCGCTGGACCAGGTCCGGACGTTGCTCGCCGTCGTCGACGCGGGGACTTTCGACGCGGCCGCGGCAATCCTGCACGTGACGCCGTCCGCGGTGAGCCAGCGGGTGAAGGCCCTCGAACAGCGGACCGGGAGCGTGCTGGTGACCCGCACGAAACCCGTGCGGGTGACGGAGTCCGGGCAGATCGTCGTCCGGTTCGCGCGGCGGCTCGCCGCGCTGGAGCGGGACGCGCGGGCCGAGCTGGGGATGAGCGGCGAGCCCGTGCGGGTGCCGATCGCCGTCAACGCCGACTCGCTGTCCACCTGGTTCCTGCCCGCGCTCGCCGGGATCGCCGCCGAGCCGCCGATCTGTTTCGAACTGCACCGGGAAGACCAGGAGCACACGACGACGTTGCTGCGCGAAGGCCGGGTGATGGCGGCGGTGACGTCCTCGGCCGCGCCGGTGCAGGGCTGCTCGGTGCGGCCGCTCGGTGCCCTCCGCTACCTGCCGCTCGCCCGGCCCGAGTTCGTGGCGCGGTGGTTCACGGGTGCGCTGCGCGACGACCTGGCGACCGCACCCGTGGTGCTGTTCGACGACCACGACGACCTGCAGGACGCATTCGTGCGGCTTTTGGGCGGCGCCGGGGCAAGCCCGTTGCGGCACTACGTCCCGGCTTCGGAGATGGTCGTGGCCGCGGTGGAGGCGGGGCTGGGGTGGGGCATGGTGCCGGAAGTGCAGGCGGCGCCCGGGTTGCGGGCGGGGAGGCTGGTACCGCTCGCGGTGGACCGGCCGGTGGACGTGCCGCTTTACTGGCAGCAGTGGAAACTGGACCTGCCTGCACTGTCCACAGTGGCCGATGCGGTGGCGGCTACGGCGTTGTCGGCGTTGCGCCGCGGGGGTTCTTGA
- a CDS encoding adenine phosphoribosyltransferase: MSADVRLEEVKSGLRRAFAWRGDRSDEYRYADITGWWRRPELLAGLGPALAELFAERPPTVVLGPESSGCLLGPLVALHFGVGFVEVTKNRGTSVDSDAWLRRTSPPDYQDRHLNFGFRRHLLGGGDRVLFVDDWIETGDRRTLPGCSPAMPGPPGSAPRPWWTRCTATRCGGG; encoded by the coding sequence GTGTCTGCAGATGTGCGGCTGGAAGAGGTGAAGTCCGGGCTTCGCCGCGCCTTCGCCTGGCGCGGGGACCGCTCGGACGAATACCGCTACGCCGACATCACCGGCTGGTGGCGCCGGCCCGAGCTGTTGGCCGGCCTCGGGCCCGCGCTGGCGGAGCTGTTCGCCGAGCGGCCGCCGACGGTCGTGCTGGGGCCGGAGTCCAGCGGCTGCCTGCTGGGGCCGCTGGTCGCGCTGCACTTCGGCGTCGGGTTCGTGGAGGTGACCAAGAACCGGGGGACGTCCGTCGACAGCGACGCCTGGCTGCGGCGCACGTCGCCGCCCGACTACCAGGACCGGCACCTGAACTTCGGCTTCCGCAGGCACCTGCTCGGCGGCGGCGACCGCGTGCTGTTCGTCGACGACTGGATCGAAACCGGGGACAGGCGCACACTGCCTGGCTGCTCACCGGCGATGCCGGGGCCACCTGGCTCGGCGCCGCGACCGTGGTGGACGCGTTGCACGGCAACCAGGTGCGGCGGCGGCTGA
- a CDS encoding ABATE domain-containing protein, translated as MTERFRAGAGRPCLDFIRTLRYRGTPSETEELPDAPAWGAWIDRFGPFATPVRPESAAEARAVREAIHELLTTSVRPATRQRLNRTAALPVPSPALTPSGELRWQAEDPASAMLALLARDALELVTSPEFARVRRCEGTRCGALFLDTSRPGTRRWCSMGVCGNQAKKSTYRAKAAPVRTPG; from the coding sequence ATGACGGAGAGATTCCGCGCGGGGGCGGGCCGCCCGTGCCTCGACTTCATCCGGACGCTCCGGTACCGGGGGACACCGTCGGAGACCGAAGAGCTGCCGGACGCGCCGGCGTGGGGCGCGTGGATCGACCGGTTCGGCCCGTTCGCCACGCCGGTCCGCCCGGAGTCGGCGGCGGAAGCCCGCGCGGTCCGCGAGGCGATCCACGAGCTGCTGACGACCTCGGTGCGCCCGGCGACGCGGCAGCGGCTGAACCGGACGGCGGCCCTGCCGGTGCCGTCGCCCGCGCTGACGCCGTCGGGCGAACTGCGCTGGCAGGCCGAGGATCCCGCGTCGGCGATGCTGGCGCTGCTGGCCCGGGACGCGCTGGAGCTGGTGACGTCCCCGGAGTTCGCGCGGGTCCGGCGCTGCGAGGGAACCCGGTGCGGCGCGTTGTTCCTGGACACGTCCCGCCCGGGGACGCGGCGGTGGTGCTCGATGGGGGTGTGCGGCAACCAGGCGAAGAAGTCGACTTATCGAGCCAAGGCTGCTCCGGTGCGAACGCCTGGGTGA
- a CDS encoding MFS transporter yields the protein MTETEQKAPPGWLVLLLAVSCGLTVANLYYAQPLLAELRQAFGVGEAAAGGVVTATQLGYAAGMLLLVPLGDRLENRGLVATLLAVACAGLVVTGIAPGFAVLLLASLAVGAASVVVQILIPFAADLSPDAIRGRIVGRVVSGLLFGILLSRVVASLLAEVTSWRVVFLISAGAMAVLAVVLRFILPPRAPKTDVPYGELLRSTFAMARKHPALRHRALYQAAMFGAFSAFWTTIAFVLTAPPFNYSQLGVGLFALAGAAGAAVAPLAGRWSDHGHGRRLTAAAFVVCAAAFALAGFGAHSVVLLAIAAIAIDTAVQATLVTGQHVIYQLDPSARARVNSMYLGTFFIGGAIGSQAGSIAYHLGGWTAVVVFAGVLPLLGLAGMTRTRV from the coding sequence ATGACCGAGACCGAACAGAAGGCCCCGCCCGGCTGGCTCGTGCTGCTGCTGGCCGTCTCCTGTGGACTGACGGTCGCCAACCTGTACTACGCCCAGCCGCTGCTCGCCGAGCTGCGGCAGGCGTTCGGCGTCGGCGAAGCCGCCGCCGGCGGGGTGGTCACCGCCACCCAGCTCGGGTACGCCGCCGGGATGCTACTGCTCGTCCCGCTCGGCGACCGGCTGGAGAACCGCGGCCTGGTCGCGACGCTGCTCGCGGTCGCCTGCGCCGGGCTGGTCGTCACCGGGATCGCGCCGGGCTTCGCCGTGCTGCTGCTGGCTTCGCTGGCCGTCGGGGCGGCGTCGGTCGTCGTGCAGATCCTGATCCCGTTCGCCGCGGACCTGTCCCCCGACGCGATCCGCGGCCGGATCGTCGGGCGCGTGGTCAGCGGCCTGCTGTTCGGCATCCTGCTCTCGCGCGTCGTCGCCAGCCTGCTCGCCGAGGTGACGAGCTGGCGGGTGGTGTTCCTGATCTCGGCCGGGGCGATGGCGGTGCTCGCCGTCGTGCTGCGCTTCATCCTGCCGCCGCGCGCGCCGAAGACCGACGTCCCCTACGGCGAGCTGCTCCGCTCGACGTTCGCGATGGCCCGCAAGCACCCGGCGTTGCGGCACCGGGCCCTGTACCAGGCGGCGATGTTCGGTGCGTTCAGCGCGTTCTGGACGACGATCGCGTTCGTCCTGACGGCCCCGCCGTTCAACTACTCCCAGCTGGGCGTGGGCCTGTTCGCACTGGCGGGCGCCGCGGGTGCGGCGGTGGCCCCGCTGGCCGGGCGGTGGTCGGACCACGGCCACGGCCGCCGGCTGACCGCGGCGGCGTTCGTCGTCTGCGCGGCGGCGTTCGCGCTGGCCGGGTTCGGCGCGCACAGCGTGGTGCTGCTGGCGATCGCGGCGATCGCGATCGACACGGCGGTCCAGGCGACGCTGGTGACCGGGCAGCACGTGATCTACCAGCTCGACCCGTCGGCGCGCGCCCGCGTGAACAGCATGTACCTGGGCACGTTCTTCATCGGCGGCGCCATCGGGTCCCAGGCCGGCTCGATCGCCTACCACCTCGGCGGCTGGACGGCGGTCGTCGTGTTCGCGGGGGTGCTCCCGCTGCTCGGCCTGGCCGGGATGACGCGCACCCGCGTCTAA
- a CDS encoding LysR family transcriptional regulator produces the protein MDTRRLRFLLELSRHGSMRAVADVLGTTTSSVSQQIAVLARETGVPLLEPDGRRVRLTPAGRRLAEHAVTILAAVEAARADLDPDAEPAGTVRVAGFATAVRRSVLPAAAALAAHHPRVRLRISEYEPAEAIEALLADDVDLALTYDYDLAPARVDPALAVRPLWTAGWGLAVPAPDAGRVRGEGTVAVFEAFRDHGWIVNSRNTADEDVVRRLAAKAAFTPDVTHRADSLELVEDLIATGPAPAVGLLPSGRVTRDGVALLPLAGPDVRQRAFACTRRGREVWPPLALVLGLLAR, from the coding sequence ATGGACACCCGCCGCCTCCGGTTCCTGCTCGAGCTGTCCCGCCACGGCTCGATGCGCGCGGTGGCGGACGTGCTCGGGACCACGACGTCTTCGGTCTCGCAGCAGATCGCCGTGCTGGCGCGGGAAACCGGCGTGCCCCTCCTGGAACCGGACGGCCGCCGGGTCCGGCTCACCCCCGCGGGCCGGCGCCTGGCCGAGCACGCCGTGACGATCCTCGCGGCGGTGGAGGCCGCCCGGGCCGACCTCGATCCGGACGCGGAGCCGGCCGGCACCGTGCGCGTCGCGGGCTTCGCGACGGCGGTGCGGCGTTCGGTGCTCCCCGCGGCGGCCGCGCTCGCCGCGCACCACCCGCGGGTCCGGTTGCGGATCAGCGAGTACGAGCCGGCGGAGGCGATCGAGGCCCTGCTGGCCGACGACGTCGACCTGGCGTTGACCTACGACTACGACCTCGCCCCGGCGCGGGTGGACCCGGCGCTCGCGGTGCGTCCCTTGTGGACGGCCGGGTGGGGCTTGGCCGTCCCGGCCCCGGACGCGGGCCGGGTCCGTGGCGAGGGAACGGTGGCGGTCTTCGAGGCGTTCCGGGACCACGGGTGGATCGTGAACTCGCGCAACACGGCCGACGAGGACGTGGTCCGCCGGCTGGCGGCGAAGGCGGCTTTCACGCCGGACGTGACGCACCGGGCCGACAGCCTGGAGCTGGTCGAGGACCTGATCGCGACCGGGCCGGCACCGGCGGTCGGGTTGCTGCCGTCGGGGCGGGTGACCCGGGACGGGGTGGCGCTGCTGCCGTTGGCGGGGCCGGACGTGCGGCAGCGGGCGTTCGCGTGCACGCGGCGGGGGCGGGAGGTCTGGCCGCCGCTGGCTTTGGTGCTGGGGTTGCTGGCGCGTTAG
- a CDS encoding DMT family transporter has translation MDTNDRVGFPGPVPSSSRTGATLAVAAMLCVQLGLAASVGLFDRIGPEGAAWLRLAWAGVLLLVVVRPRPSSFRRSAFLACCGLGVVTAGMTMLFMQAAARLPLGTASALEFLGPLAVAVTRGGQRRWPVLAAAGVVLLTRPWQGDADLVGIGCALGSAVCWAGYIVLTQRVGDEVAGVRGLAVSMPVAGLVATLASGPGVLTHLTWPLLLTGLGLAVLLPVVPFALEMLALRRLTTSAFGTLMSLEPAIALLIGFLVLHQVPDAGAAAGVVFVVAAGIGAERTGAREPAGDHEPGLQPRSPTTSS, from the coding sequence GTGGACACGAACGATCGGGTCGGCTTTCCTGGACCCGTGCCGTCCTCGTCCCGCACCGGAGCGACCCTCGCCGTCGCCGCCATGCTCTGCGTCCAGCTGGGCCTCGCCGCGTCGGTCGGCCTGTTCGACCGCATCGGTCCGGAAGGCGCGGCGTGGCTGCGCCTGGCCTGGGCCGGGGTGCTGCTGCTCGTCGTGGTGCGGCCGCGGCCGTCGTCGTTCCGGCGCAGCGCCTTCCTCGCCTGCTGCGGGCTGGGCGTGGTCACCGCGGGGATGACGATGCTGTTCATGCAGGCCGCCGCCCGGTTGCCGCTCGGCACGGCGAGCGCGCTGGAGTTCCTCGGCCCGCTGGCCGTCGCGGTCACCCGCGGCGGGCAGCGGCGGTGGCCCGTCCTCGCCGCGGCTGGGGTGGTGCTGCTGACCCGGCCGTGGCAGGGCGACGCCGACCTCGTGGGCATCGGCTGCGCGCTCGGCTCCGCGGTCTGCTGGGCCGGCTACATCGTGCTGACGCAACGGGTCGGCGACGAGGTGGCGGGCGTGCGCGGGCTCGCGGTGTCGATGCCGGTGGCGGGACTCGTCGCCACGCTCGCCTCCGGGCCCGGCGTGCTCACGCACCTGACGTGGCCGCTGCTGCTCACCGGCCTCGGGCTCGCGGTGCTGCTGCCGGTGGTGCCGTTCGCGCTCGAAATGCTCGCCCTCCGACGGCTGACGACCTCCGCGTTCGGGACGCTGATGAGCCTGGAACCGGCCATCGCCCTGCTGATCGGGTTCCTCGTGTTGCACCAGGTCCCGGACGCGGGCGCGGCGGCGGGCGTGGTGTTCGTCGTCGCGGCCGGGATCGGCGCGGAACGGACCGGCGCGCGCGAGCCGGCCGGTGACCACGAGCCGGGTCTGCAGCCCCGCTCGCCGACGACATCGTCATGA
- a CDS encoding MBL fold metallo-hydrolase, whose product MNNERVQTMVLGDVEVIRIVEWQKPFAPASGIVPDAPADAWRDLAPDHWDPDSGWAVLALQTWVLRSGGRTVVVDTGAGNGRERPGMPPFHRCQGDFLELLTAAGVRPPDVDVVVNTHLHADHVGWNTVDAGGEWVPTFPNARYFVPAADDFHYGPANGYGDREVDRLVYEDSIAPVHRAGQAVVWDGRHRIDEHLTLESAPGHTPGSAVLRLASGTDRAVFVGDLVHSPVQLRHPGCNSSACLAPEQAVASRRRVLQRAAGERELVVPAHFAGAGAVEVRPEGDGFAFAPWAAAARPS is encoded by the coding sequence ATGAACAACGAGCGTGTGCAGACCATGGTGCTGGGGGACGTCGAGGTCATCCGGATCGTGGAGTGGCAGAAGCCCTTCGCGCCGGCGTCCGGGATCGTCCCGGACGCGCCCGCCGACGCCTGGCGCGACCTGGCTCCGGACCACTGGGACCCGGACAGCGGCTGGGCGGTGCTCGCGCTGCAGACGTGGGTCCTGCGCAGCGGTGGCCGGACCGTCGTGGTCGACACCGGCGCGGGCAACGGGCGGGAACGGCCGGGCATGCCGCCGTTCCACCGGTGCCAGGGTGATTTCCTCGAACTGCTGACCGCAGCCGGCGTCCGGCCGCCGGACGTCGACGTCGTCGTCAACACGCACCTGCACGCCGACCACGTCGGCTGGAACACCGTCGACGCCGGCGGGGAATGGGTCCCGACCTTCCCGAACGCCCGGTACTTCGTCCCGGCGGCGGACGACTTCCACTACGGCCCGGCCAACGGGTACGGCGACCGCGAGGTCGACCGCCTGGTCTACGAAGACAGCATCGCGCCCGTCCACCGGGCCGGACAGGCCGTGGTGTGGGACGGCAGGCACCGCATCGACGAACACCTCACGCTGGAGTCCGCGCCCGGCCACACCCCCGGTTCCGCCGTGCTCCGGCTCGCCTCCGGGACCGACCGGGCCGTCTTCGTCGGGGATCTGGTGCACAGCCCGGTCCAGCTCCGGCACCCCGGCTGCAACAGCAGCGCCTGCCTCGCCCCGGAGCAGGCGGTGGCCAGCCGCCGCCGGGTGCTGCAGCGGGCCGCCGGCGAACGGGAACTCGTCGTCCCCGCGCACTTCGCCGGCGCGGGTGCGGTGGAAGTCCGGCCGGAGGGCGACGGGTTCGCCTTCGCCCCCTGGGCGGCCGCCGCTCGTCCGTCATGA
- a CDS encoding AraC family transcriptional regulator: MDVVSDAISAVRLGHPSSHRVRARGSWCARLDPYDGAGFHVVLKGSCWLLPDGGVPVLLGVGDSVLLPHGTGHVIADSPEAAEKAEPFERWAARPGSVEPAETELLCGEYRLDCSRLHPLLTELPEVVHLPSRVGSHLELRAAIDLLAGELDERRPGACIALPSLLDLLLVYLIRSWLTEATAGTWPRVLGDPVTAAALRALHTDPAAPWSNDRLAAEAGVSRPTLARRFTSLVGRPPMAYLTWWRLILAAGRLRTTADTLATIATQVGYGSPYALSHAFEREFGVTPGRYRAQAAERSAAAPA, encoded by the coding sequence GTGGACGTGGTGAGCGACGCGATCTCCGCGGTGCGCCTCGGGCACCCGTCGTCGCACCGGGTGCGCGCCAGGGGGAGCTGGTGCGCGCGGCTCGATCCCTACGACGGCGCGGGTTTCCACGTCGTCCTGAAGGGCAGCTGCTGGCTGCTGCCCGACGGGGGCGTCCCGGTGCTCCTCGGCGTGGGCGACTCGGTGCTGCTGCCGCACGGCACCGGCCACGTGATCGCCGATTCCCCGGAGGCCGCGGAGAAGGCGGAGCCGTTCGAGCGCTGGGCGGCGCGGCCGGGCTCGGTCGAGCCCGCCGAGACGGAGCTGCTCTGCGGCGAGTACCGGCTCGACTGCAGCCGCCTGCACCCGCTGCTGACCGAGCTGCCCGAGGTGGTCCACCTGCCCAGCCGGGTGGGCAGCCACCTGGAGCTCCGCGCGGCGATCGACCTGCTCGCGGGCGAGCTGGACGAGCGACGCCCCGGCGCCTGCATCGCCCTGCCCAGCCTGCTCGACCTGCTGCTGGTCTACCTCATCCGCTCCTGGCTGACCGAGGCCACGGCCGGAACCTGGCCCCGGGTACTGGGCGACCCGGTGACGGCGGCGGCCCTGCGGGCGCTGCACACGGACCCGGCGGCGCCGTGGAGCAACGACCGCCTGGCCGCGGAGGCGGGCGTCTCCCGCCCGACGTTGGCCCGCAGGTTCACCTCCCTGGTCGGCCGCCCGCCGATGGCGTACCTGACGTGGTGGCGCCTGATCCTCGCGGCCGGCCGGCTCCGCACCACCGCGGACACCTTGGCGACCATCGCCACCCAAGTCGGGTACGGCAGCCCGTACGCGCTTTCCCACGCCTTCGAACGGGAATTCGGTGTCACGCCGGGCCGGTACCGCGCCCAGGCGGCGGAGCGATCCGCCGCGGCTCCGGCCTAA
- a CDS encoding NAD(P)H-binding protein, with protein MTILVTGATGSVGRLVVDELVAAGVPVRALTVDPDRAQLPAEAEVVVGSLARPSTLPVALKGVAAVYLAPMARTVRRFCELASDAGVERVVALSGSSVGDEHEGSSGHEYAAVEAAVRDAGFAWTFLRPGAFMNNTLDWAPMVRAGEVAMAYGDATQTPIDLGDIAAVAARVLVSDGHAGATYVLSGPEAVSLREQVRVIGSVLGKEIRFRELTPAEQRARWIGYGVPEDAVGWLLEGFAETVRNPEVPTGVVEELLGRRGTTYAEWVAARRDVFA; from the coding sequence ATGACGATCCTGGTGACCGGAGCGACCGGCAGCGTCGGCCGGCTGGTGGTCGACGAACTCGTCGCGGCGGGGGTGCCGGTGCGGGCGCTGACCGTCGACCCGGACCGCGCACAGCTGCCTGCCGAGGCGGAGGTCGTCGTCGGGTCACTGGCCCGGCCGTCGACGCTGCCCGTGGCGCTCAAGGGCGTCGCGGCGGTCTACCTGGCGCCGATGGCGCGGACCGTCCGGCGGTTCTGCGAGCTGGCTTCGGACGCCGGCGTCGAGCGGGTGGTGGCGTTGTCGGGCAGCAGCGTCGGCGACGAGCACGAGGGGTCCAGCGGGCACGAGTACGCCGCGGTCGAGGCGGCCGTCCGGGATGCGGGGTTCGCCTGGACCTTCCTGCGGCCGGGCGCGTTCATGAACAACACGCTGGACTGGGCACCGATGGTCCGCGCGGGCGAGGTCGCGATGGCCTACGGCGACGCGACGCAGACACCCATCGACCTCGGTGACATCGCGGCGGTGGCGGCCCGGGTCCTGGTGTCCGACGGGCATGCCGGGGCGACGTATGTCCTCAGTGGACCGGAGGCGGTGAGCCTGCGTGAGCAGGTGCGGGTCATCGGCTCGGTGCTGGGCAAGGAGATCCGGTTCCGGGAACTGACTCCGGCGGAGCAGCGGGCGCGGTGGATCGGTTACGGGGTCCCGGAAGACGCGGTCGGGTGGCTGCTCGAAGGCTTTGCGGAGACGGTGCGGAATCCGGAGGTGCCGACTGGTGTGGTCGAGGAACTGCTGGGCCGCCGGGGGACGACCTACGCGGAGTGGGTGGCCGCGCGGCGGGACGTCTTCGCTTAG